The following nucleotide sequence is from Salvia splendens isolate huo1 unplaced genomic scaffold, SspV2 ctg370, whole genome shotgun sequence.
ACCAGTTCTAGAATGCTTACCATTATGTACACATattaagagcacccgcaacgctgtgtcGTTGAGGTGCCTaggccgttccggaggaacggttccgcggcggcacgcgttgcagccgccgtGTCGTCGCCAAACCGTGCCGGATATCGTTGCCGCGGCCCGCGGCAtgacacgttccgccacgcgccgaggcgacgtggcggcctcccattcgacgcgtgacgcccactcgctgctcCGCGAGTAGGTTTCGTCacgtgacgcaataattcatttttttaaaaaaaaatcgaattttaatttaaaaaaaataaaaaaaattgcaacaatattgttaccgtttttttagccgttttgtaatttttttattttttttataatttatttactctataaatactcctatttcatattcatttcactcacaaacacacatctattcctctcaaatcctctctatttccaccccaattttcatctcaaatcaactttgtttttcttctcccaaatttaatcaaattaatggatccttttgaacaaatgcgtcaaatattggaacaatcacttgaagaagatcgacgacgggaggcggaagaagccgcgccaccccaacgacgctcccgtacgtacatccatcgtaaccgggaggaagccgccgcaaggttagtacacgactacttctgcgataacccggtttggggagatacgtacttccgtcgtcgtttccgcatggggaaaccgttatttctccacatcgcgaatactttggcagcccgggaagagttcttccaggaagggttcgatgcagtcggccgtcccagccacacgacgctgcagaaatgtactgcagcaatccgtcagcttgcgactggacaaacggccgacatgttcgacgaatacctccacatcggagacagcactgagCGAATGTgtttgctcaaattctgcaaaggcgtccgggcacccttcaccgacgaatttctccggaggccaagcacgaccgattgtcagttcctgctcaaccttcacgaaacagtgcacggattccccgggatgctcggcagcgtcgattgcatgctcGGCAGGGTCGatttcatggagaacatggtcgacatcatgtatacgtgcataatcttgcacaacatgattgtccaagacgaaggacccgaggcgggaaattggttcgaccccgaatcccccggaagctcaaccgcaagtagtccgcctcgaagtggagcgcatccgtctatacaagaacggttatctattcgtgcaaggacacacgactctagcgcccacacccaactcaacaggatctaattgagcacatttgggcaaactttggcggatgaaattattaaaattgtgtaattttatttttttaggattttaattgtatgctttttattttttttaagtttaagttgtaactttgttttaatgttgtgtgttttttattaaaatgtatttttttaattgaattgagttggaaataaaaataaaaaatgaaattgaatgaatagtaatttaattaacggttaaggaacggagggttgcaggttccgttccttagttaaggaatgaagtaaaaaagtacagtggggcccgcaaatagtagtttaaggaacggtttaggaacggtataggaagagcgttgtggatggcctaacacACATCACTCTCACCTTACATTCTTTTTGGTTTATAAGTTGATATTAGTGACGATAATCTAAATTACTTAATATTAAAGAAAAGTCATTGCTTTGACTAGTCTACAAGTTTCATCAACTCTTCTTTAAAAATACTTCTTGTGTCCgccattagaagtctcatttcttggtgacacgaatttttaaaaatattaaaaaagtgAGCGGAATTTTTGTCCTACACCTTATACATTGGTCCATAGTTCACTACAGAAAATGGTGGTTTACTGCTGACATCACCGACGGAGGACAATTCCTCGGCAATTACTGATGATGGTAAACAATGTTACCGACGAAATATACAACGAAATGACCGTAGCCGGTCGCTAAAAAACTTACCAACGGAAACGAAAAATTTCCGTACTGTTATCGAAGGAAAAATAATTGTCTATTTGTTTAATGGTCAATcgtgatttttaaaattcaaattttgtctTGTATATTTGcacaaaaaaaatctatttgGTCATATACATCAAGTGTTTTAGCTTCCGATCCTAGAAAATATGTTTAGATATATTTCACTCATTAATTAGGTAAAAATGTGGTTGGGCGTTAATTTTTAacgaaaattttaaataagaatTAAAACATATTGTTTAGGACCAGGAGATAGCATATTTAATATGTGGATCTAAAAAACCACCAATTTTAGAGTTTTAGCCTTTCAAAATTCTAATTTGCATAAAAATTCTTGTTACGTATACCTAACATCATACTACTAGCAACATTATAACTATATATATTACATGGAAATCGAACAATCGTAGTCCTCAATAAATACTCCTAACCACCCCACAATCAACTATTCAATCTTCCCAATTTATCAAACATCAAAAATAAGGCAAAGGAAATGTCATATCCTCACGATTGGATGCAACTCAATTTCACCAATgaaaatcaaacaaacaccCCTCCAATTACCGCCGCCGCAAGTAACAACACTCCGGCCGCCGACGAAGGCCGCGGAGCGAGGCCAATCCGGCGGCGTTCGAGGGCCTCGCGGCGAACTCCCACCACCCTGCTCAACACCGACACCACCAACTTCCGCGCCATGGTGCAGCAATTCACCGGCATCCCCGCCGCCACGTCCACCGCCGCGCCGCCCGGCCACCTCGTCAACGCCGCCGGGATGTTCGATTTCACGCAGCGGTCCAATTTGTATCAAGGGAGAGGAGCTCAATCTCATGTCCAATATCCGATCCATATGCAGCAGCGCCATGTGCTCACGGTAGCCGACGTGCATGGGCgcggcggaggcggtggcggtggcgctCCGCCGGAGTCTTCTTCGCCAAATGAAAGTCGTGATTATGAGAGCTACATGCTTTGATCAGCTGACTTTTCATTTCTAGGTTTTGTAAATTCTTTTCTCATACAAATAATGCTGCCTATTTTAGGcaactttgttttttttttaatgttgaatTGAATAAGAGGGATTACATTTATACTAAGATCTTTCGAGATTAAAAAATTTGtagtaataaaaaatttcaaaaatatttgatCCGAATTGGTAtgtatttaattagatttatccTTTTCATATGCGTTTTGCATAATTGGACACAATAATTTGCTTTGTTCCAAAATCatgtgttatttttttgttagtagtagtaattgataTGCACCGGCAATTTTTTCCAGCTTGACTATTCACTCCATTTCACACTCTAATTTAGTAGTAGAATAATAACTGGTCGCCTAGctatgatatttataatttcaaaatcttatttattatagtAGTAAGTACTCATTTTAACATGTATCGTGTCAAATAggcatattttaattaattggtgCTAAATATAATTCTACCtccatttataaaaatattgttagttGTGAAGGACAcaatttttaatgtaaaaaattgataaaagaaGAGaggtagaaaaaaaataagggAAGTGTTGCTATTATGAAATAAGATCTACCTAATTAAAGATAAAatatttaccataaatagataAATGTTGATGTTAGTGGACggtccaaaataaaaaaaatgattatttttcaTAGACGAGGATAGTATATTTCGAATACTTTACTACTACTggaattaatttatatatttaaaattttaatatacttatttattcaaaatttttaattagttgCACTTGAGATggtcctaagagcatccactatagggaaAATGGGGCGGACGCCCCGGAGGAGGCGACGACGGGGCGGCCTATAGTGGGAgggacgtccgccccggggcggacgaaaAAATGGGGGCGAGGACGGGGCGGTTGGGGCGAGGCGGGGCGATAGACGGAGCTATCTATAGTGGGGCGGCGTGGTGATAGGCGTCCGCCCccttgaatttatttatttatttattttttttcaaaaatttcccatataaataccactcctccaccaTCCATCTACcccattttcacacactctcccttcattcactaactacactttcactctctaaaaatgcacggtagagacgacgaatccccccgactcgcacgaatcgggatatggcggcagCGAGGTAGACGGAGAAGGCGACGAAgaagaggatgaggaatcagactccgccaccgattagacggtggcagcgtttttatttgtattttttttaacgtttgttgtataattttacctttgcctatacaacgaatattcggtctcaattacctcgttttataattatttcaatttagcTGATTTAAAAacgaaacaaaaaaattaaaatgaaaattggttataaaatttcggggctattggaagtgtccgcctataatGAGGCCGTGGACAAAAAAATTAGGGCTATGGAAAAAAAggggggcggggctattggggaagactgcctatagtggatgctctaaaacatATTTTATCCAAATTTTACACTCCAGTTAGTTacttttttcataatttatgtGGTATTTTGATTTGATAAGATAAAATCAATCAACCAAGAAATCACacatttaagtaaaaaaaaacaaatgataatatattaatttttccATATTAAGGAATTTACTAGGATTTTCATTCTCTTTAATTTGCGATTAATAATAAGCGACCGTATGAGGCATGAAGCGGTAATATCGGAATGATGTCGAATAAATTAAAATGCTAAAGTTATAATCACAGAGAgatttagataaaaaaaaaaggttgCGATGGGAGATAAAGTTACCGGAAAAGCAGAGGAGAAGCAGCAGGGGACCAGCGCCGG
It contains:
- the LOC121789949 gene encoding VQ motif-containing protein 22-like, with product MSYPHDWMQLNFTNENQTNTPPITAAASNNTPAADEGRGARPIRRRSRASRRTPTTLLNTDTTNFRAMVQQFTGIPAATSTAAPPGHLVNAAGMFDFTQRSNLYQGRGAQSHVQYPIHMQQRHVLTVADVHGRGGGGGGGAPPESSSPNESRDYESYML